From a region of the Gordonia crocea genome:
- a CDS encoding cytochrome b, producing MSRAYETTLNISFEVRGGLFVRQIHHWAALLFAASIIIHMLRIFFTGAFRRPREANWIIGCLLLLLAMFRGLLRYSLPDDLLSGTGVRAAMSGIVLGIPLVGTCTLGPFGGDFPGDIIHPAHVRAAHPAVPGHHPGPDRRPPRAGLVPEAHAVPGPGRTERNVVGVRILPVFAAKAGAFFAITFGVLGIMAGVFQINPVWTIGPYNPAQVSAGSQPDIYMQWTDGLARLMPPWELYLGNYTIPAIFWVVVLIGFMFTGMFAYPWIEKRLTGDNAHHNLLQRPRDVPVRTAIGAMAVSFYVIMTLSCMNDIIAFRFHISLNATTWMGRIGLLVVPPLAYFIAYRWALSLQRSDREVLEHGIETGIIKRLPQGEYIEVHQPLGPVDDHGHPIPLPYEGAAIPKKMNKLGAAGSPGSGGLFFADPPEEQELNAELEHKQHVAEHKALRELQAQNGNVLD from the coding sequence ATGAGCCGTGCCTACGAGACCACGCTGAACATCTCCTTCGAGGTGCGCGGCGGACTCTTCGTCCGGCAGATCCACCACTGGGCGGCCCTGCTGTTCGCGGCGTCGATCATCATCCACATGCTGCGCATCTTCTTCACCGGTGCGTTCCGCCGGCCGCGCGAGGCCAACTGGATCATCGGCTGCCTGCTCCTGCTGCTGGCGATGTTTCGAGGGCTTCTTCGCTACTCGCTCCCCGACGACCTGCTCTCGGGCACCGGCGTCCGCGCCGCAATGAGCGGTATCGTCCTGGGCATTCCGCTCGTCGGGACCTGTACACTGGGCCCGTTCGGCGGCGACTTCCCGGGCGACATCATCCATCCCGCGCATGTACGTGCTGCACATCCTGCTGTTCCCGGCCATCATCCTGGCCCTGATCGGCGCCCACCTCGCGCTGGTCTGGTACCAGAAGCACACGCAGTTCCCGGCCCCGGCCGTACCGAGCGCAACGTCGTGGGTGTGCGCATCCTGCCGGTGTTCGCCGCCAAGGCCGGCGCCTTCTTCGCGATCACCTTCGGTGTTCTCGGGATCATGGCCGGCGTCTTCCAGATCAACCCGGTGTGGACGATCGGCCCCTACAACCCAGCGCAGGTGTCCGCCGGCTCCCAGCCCGACATCTACATGCAGTGGACTGACGGTCTGGCCCGCTTGATGCCGCCGTGGGAGCTGTACCTGGGCAACTACACCATTCCGGCGATCTTCTGGGTCGTCGTGCTGATCGGCTTCATGTTCACCGGTATGTTCGCCTACCCGTGGATCGAGAAGCGGCTCACCGGCGACAATGCGCACCACAACCTGCTGCAGCGTCCGCGTGACGTGCCGGTGCGCACCGCGATCGGTGCGATGGCCGTCTCGTTCTACGTGATCATGACGCTGTCCTGTATGAACGACATCATCGCGTTCCGCTTCCACATCTCGCTCAACGCGACGACGTGGATGGGTCGCATCGGCCTTCTCGTCGTACCGCCGCTGGCGTACTTCATCGCCTACCGCTGGGCGCTCTCGCTGCAGCGCAGCGACCGTGAGGTGCTCGAGCACGGAATCGAGACCGGCATCATCAAGCGGCTGCCGCAGGGCGAGTACATCGAGGTGCACCAGCCGCTCGGCCCGGTCGACGACCACGGTCACCCGATCCCGCTCCCCTACGAAGGCGCGGCCATCCCGAAGAAGATGAACAAGCTCGGTGCCGCGGGTTCCCCGGGCTCCGGTGGCCTCTTCTTCGCCGACCCGCCGGAGGAGCAGGAACTCAACGCCGAGCTGGAGCACAAGCAGCACGTCGCCGAGCACAAGGCTCTGCGCGAACTGCAGGCCCAGAACGGCAACGTGCTCGACTAG
- the istA gene encoding IS21 family transposase: MISVEQWAEIRRLHLSEGVPIKEIVRRLGVSRNTVRVAVRSAEPPKYERRPSGSAVDVFEPQIRALLAGYPAMPATVIAERIGWTRSMTVLKDRVRQIRPEYRGVDPADRVVYEPGGCSQWDLWFPDRRIPLGRNQFAVLPVLVMTLAYSRYRLATMIPSRQGGDILAGMWLLLSQVGAVTRKLVWDRESAIGGKGVPTQAATAFVGTLGTRLELAPPRDPEYKGMVERTNRYLETSFLPGREFTGPADFNAQLQSWLDTCANTKVVRAIADRRPVDVLGEDVAAMTALPPVAPVSGLRERVRLARDYYVRVDGNDYSVHPAVIGKFVDITATATTVRICHGQTVVADHDRFWGRHASITDPQHVAAARELRVNYRLQDLNNRAANAARIRAHADGHTVPIRPLPDYDRLYGVDFTSGNGGLEPVS, translated from the coding sequence GTGATTTCAGTGGAGCAGTGGGCGGAGATCCGCCGGTTACATTTGAGCGAGGGTGTGCCGATCAAGGAGATCGTGCGGCGTTTGGGGGTCTCGCGGAACACGGTGCGGGTGGCGGTGCGTTCGGCCGAGCCGCCGAAGTATGAGCGCAGGCCGTCGGGGTCGGCGGTTGATGTGTTCGAGCCGCAGATTCGGGCGTTGCTGGCCGGGTATCCGGCGATGCCGGCGACGGTGATCGCTGAGCGGATCGGCTGGACCAGGTCGATGACGGTCTTGAAGGATCGTGTCCGGCAGATCCGGCCGGAGTACCGCGGGGTCGATCCGGCCGATCGGGTGGTATACGAACCGGGTGGGTGTTCGCAGTGGGATCTGTGGTTCCCCGACCGGCGAATCCCGTTGGGCCGTAACCAGTTCGCGGTGTTGCCGGTGCTGGTGATGACGCTGGCGTACTCGCGGTACCGGCTGGCCACGATGATCCCGTCCCGTCAGGGCGGAGACATCCTGGCCGGTATGTGGCTGCTGCTGTCTCAGGTCGGGGCGGTCACACGCAAGCTGGTGTGGGACCGTGAATCGGCGATCGGCGGCAAGGGTGTGCCGACGCAGGCGGCCACCGCGTTCGTCGGGACGCTGGGAACCAGGCTGGAGCTGGCTCCGCCGCGGGACCCCGAATACAAGGGCATGGTCGAACGCACCAACCGGTATCTGGAGACCTCGTTCCTGCCCGGCCGGGAGTTCACCGGGCCGGCCGATTTCAACGCCCAGTTGCAGAGCTGGCTCGATACGTGTGCCAACACCAAGGTCGTGCGGGCGATCGCCGATCGCCGCCCGGTCGACGTGCTCGGGGAGGATGTGGCCGCGATGACCGCGTTGCCGCCGGTGGCCCCGGTCAGCGGGCTGCGCGAACGGGTCCGCCTGGCCCGGGACTACTACGTACGCGTGGACGGCAACGACTACTCGGTCCATCCGGCGGTGATCGGCAAGTTCGTCGACATCACCGCCACCGCCACCACGGTCCGGATTTGTCACGGGCAGACCGTGGTGGCCGACCATGACCGATTCTGGGGGCGGCACGCCTCGATCACCGATCCCCAGCATGTGGCCGCTGCCCGGGAGTTGCGGGTCAACTACCGGCTCCAGGACCTGAACAACCGTGCCGCCAACGCCGCCCGAATACGGGCACACGCCGACGGGCACACCGTGCCGATTCGGCCGCTGCCGGACTACGACCGTCTCTACGGCGTCGACTTCACCAGCGGTAACGGCGGCCTGGAGCCGGTCTCGTGA
- the istB gene encoding IS21-like element helper ATPase IstB produces the protein MNGSDDLGSQIEYLTRALKTPTIRRCWAELADRARTDGWSHEQYLAALLERQVNDREANGTTLRINAAKFPAVKTLEDFNFDHARSVPRDVIAHLATSTWIAKGENVILLGPPGVGKTHLGIALGIKAAHHSYPVLFDTATGWAARLTDAHAAGRLPQELKRLRRYRLLIIDEIGYLPFDSDTANLFFQLIAARYEQGSILITSNMPFGRWGEVFADDVVAAALIDRLVHHVEVLTITGDSYRTKTRHDLISNDQ, from the coding sequence GTGAACGGCAGCGATGATCTCGGCTCGCAGATCGAGTACCTGACCCGGGCACTGAAGACCCCGACGATCAGGCGGTGCTGGGCCGAGCTGGCCGACCGTGCCCGCACCGACGGCTGGAGCCACGAGCAATACCTCGCCGCACTCCTGGAACGGCAGGTCAACGACCGCGAGGCCAACGGCACCACGCTGCGGATCAACGCCGCGAAGTTCCCGGCAGTCAAAACGCTCGAGGACTTCAACTTCGACCACGCCCGGTCGGTGCCGCGCGATGTGATCGCGCACCTGGCCACCAGCACCTGGATCGCCAAAGGCGAGAACGTGATCCTGCTCGGACCACCCGGAGTCGGCAAAACCCATCTGGGGATCGCACTGGGCATCAAGGCCGCCCACCACAGCTATCCGGTGTTGTTCGACACCGCCACCGGGTGGGCCGCACGCCTGACCGACGCCCATGCCGCCGGCCGGCTACCCCAAGAACTCAAACGGCTACGCCGCTACCGGCTCCTGATCATCGACGAGATCGGCTACCTGCCCTTCGACAGCGACACCGCGAACCTGTTCTTCCAACTCATCGCCGCCCGCTACGAACAAGGCTCGATCCTGATCACCTCGAACATGCCTTTCGGCCGCTGGGGAGAAGTTTTCGCCGACGACGTCGTCGCCGCAGCACTCATCGACCGACTCGTCCACCACGTCGAAGTCCTCACCATCACAGGAGACTCCTACCGCACCAAAACCCGACACGACCTCATCAGCAACGACCAGTAG
- a CDS encoding cytochrome c oxidase subunit 4, whose protein sequence is MKVEARIFEMLTAFFLIGAVAYTILTGISSKGVEWAGATAFFFSAGLCLITGTYFRFVARRVEIRPEDYEEAEIEDGAGELGFFSPHSFWPILVAMGAALFAVGFATRNFWFAIFAAGVIIVTAAGLVFEYHWGPEKH, encoded by the coding sequence ATGAAAGTCGAAGCCCGGATCTTCGAGATGCTCACCGCGTTCTTCCTCATCGGCGCGGTTGCCTACACGATCCTCACCGGCATCTCCTCGAAGGGTGTTGAGTGGGCCGGTGCGACCGCCTTCTTCTTCTCGGCAGGACTGTGCCTGATCACCGGGACCTACTTCCGGTTCGTGGCGCGCCGCGTCGAGATCCGTCCCGAGGACTACGAAGAGGCTGAGATCGAGGACGGCGCCGGCGAGTTGGGCTTCTTCAGCCCGCACAGCTTCTGGCCGATTCTGGTCGCGATGGGCGCGGCTCTGTTCGCCGTCGGCTTTGCGACGCGGAACTTCTGGTTCGCAATTTTCGCGGCCGGTGTCATCATCGTGACCGCGGCGGGCCTCGTGTTCGAGTACCACTGGGGCCCGGAGAAGCACTAG